One window from the genome of Cryptosporangium aurantiacum encodes:
- a CDS encoding DNA repair ATPase has protein sequence MTEVLPEPAGGTSAGGPAPEAPAPGLDVGTYEVLRNRLAAQATELAGHAEALNDRRLEVFGGTELRLTGTAQIRTQHNCVPRDIASVGDRLLFGYNAYLGMKPETTVEDVFSVHRLVRDEDRIAFEELEHDPLLTDGQFGKDLGEQYRYYRESTLLQLRRLDPLLLAVFRTSPRADDNRVLRWRLELDGTAQYVDNKGERDHVLPAPHDFTWTETTRKDHVLGRHPHISIEGEVFVETIGGDLTIKVENNTESGEGIYTEPVVEPLQSLADADVGYARLGPLILLRIRPYKEDAWRYLIFNTLTRDVLRLDGIGQACQRLPEDQGLIVPGGYYLATGVHRVFDADTTGLEFERVVRSTNGEDVLYVFHDRNDGRYLLLPYNVIRKEIANPIACHGYAFYDDGTMVVLRATSSEPSRIHHLQVWQTPYVSDAYAAAQPVGTGPLERIGNADLVRGISDLLSVARMAEETTPTSAAFDALIGACRRAVDRYHWLGENGLEAPLAQLRRTAEQVREEFEKVQSLRALANEALEAAESELGTLIRGARTETPATADAWAAQLASLRRAQGRVVGLREVRYIDQAALDALAGELTDELATAGRRAVEFLRGDGAFDSYEQQAQQLTADAEAIASVAEATPLAERLDQQSDGLAVVTEVLTSLDIEDANVRTELLARIGNVLGSINRARATLDARRRELLAVEGRAQFAAEFALLGQAVTGALAVADSPEACDEQLAKLMAQVEGLESRFGHFDEFLGSLAEKREDVYEAFSARKQALLDDRQRRANRLAQSADRILGSVQRRATTLATLEDVNTYFATDPMVGTLRGLIGELRTLGDPIRAEEFERRLATARQEAGRSLRDRTDLYDGDTIRLGRHRFAVNTQPAELTLVPHEGRPMFAITGTDYRAPVTDPTFAATAEFWDQPLVSEDATLSRVEYLAGSLLLDGVRDPAKVQAAAAERYEEGYERGVHDQDAAAVLRTLVELYDGAGLLRYPPAARAAAQLFWAYRAQDRGQWEVRARSLTRAREIFGTAEGLDALTADLAAEMTDADQPLLAAEYLIAELANEPFGFVTGPTAAALVAGFERKLGPEASAFDEDLKALGDDLPGRYQLAHAWLSAYAGEATGEDLDEAVALLLIGDDVPRRASDAVVEATVDGLLSAHPRIEGRTLRVRLDDLLARVRRFADVRVPAFRAYQKQRNAVVAAERDRLRLDELKAGVLSSFVRNQLVDQVFLPLIGDNLAKQLGTVGPDSRTDQMGLLLLLSPPGYGKTTLMEYVASRLGLVFVKINGPALGHDVTSLDPEQAPNAAARREVEKISFALELGNNTLLYLDDIQHTSPELLQKFISLCDATRRMDGVWNGETRTYDLRGKRFAVCMAGNPYTESGQRFQVPDMLANRADVWNLGDVLSGREEQFALSFLENSLTSNPVLAPLSTGAPSDVELLVRLARGDATVRPDQLEKAYSSVELDQILGVLRHLLRVQRVVLANNEAYIASAAQADASRTEPPYRLQGSYRNMNKMAQRVLPVMNEAELEAVIDDHYVGEAQTLAADAEANLLKLAELRGKLTPEAAARWEAVKEGYLRERALGGTDDPLGRAVGAVGLLADRVRDVEQAITRLHR, from the coding sequence GTGACCGAGGTTCTGCCCGAGCCCGCCGGCGGCACGTCCGCCGGCGGGCCGGCTCCCGAAGCACCCGCACCCGGGCTGGACGTCGGGACGTACGAGGTCTTGCGTAACCGGCTGGCCGCGCAGGCGACGGAGCTGGCCGGGCACGCCGAGGCGCTCAACGACCGCCGGCTGGAGGTGTTCGGCGGCACCGAGCTCCGGCTGACCGGTACCGCCCAGATCCGCACCCAGCACAACTGCGTGCCGCGGGACATCGCGTCGGTCGGCGACCGGCTGCTCTTCGGTTACAACGCCTACCTGGGCATGAAGCCGGAGACGACGGTCGAGGACGTGTTCTCGGTGCACCGGCTGGTGCGGGACGAGGACCGGATCGCGTTCGAGGAGCTCGAACACGATCCCCTGCTCACGGACGGCCAGTTCGGCAAGGATCTCGGCGAGCAGTACCGGTACTACCGGGAGAGCACGCTGCTGCAGCTGCGGCGGCTCGACCCGCTGCTGCTCGCGGTGTTCCGGACCAGCCCGCGTGCCGACGACAACCGGGTGCTGCGGTGGCGCCTGGAGCTGGATGGCACCGCGCAGTACGTCGACAACAAGGGCGAGCGGGACCACGTCCTCCCGGCACCGCACGACTTCACCTGGACCGAAACCACCCGCAAGGACCACGTCCTCGGCAGGCACCCGCACATCTCGATCGAGGGTGAGGTGTTCGTCGAGACGATCGGCGGCGACCTCACGATCAAGGTCGAGAACAACACCGAGTCCGGCGAGGGCATCTATACCGAGCCGGTCGTCGAGCCGCTGCAGAGCCTCGCCGACGCCGACGTCGGCTACGCCCGGCTCGGGCCGCTGATCCTGCTGCGGATCCGTCCGTACAAAGAGGACGCCTGGCGCTACCTGATCTTCAACACGCTCACCCGGGACGTGCTGCGTCTCGACGGCATCGGGCAGGCCTGCCAGCGCCTGCCCGAGGACCAGGGCCTCATCGTGCCCGGCGGGTATTACCTCGCGACCGGCGTCCACCGGGTGTTCGACGCGGACACCACCGGGCTCGAGTTCGAGCGGGTCGTCCGGTCGACCAACGGCGAGGACGTCCTCTACGTCTTCCACGACCGGAACGACGGCCGCTACCTGCTGCTGCCGTACAACGTCATCCGCAAGGAGATCGCGAACCCGATCGCCTGCCACGGGTACGCGTTCTACGACGACGGCACGATGGTCGTGCTGCGGGCCACGTCGTCCGAGCCGAGCCGCATCCACCACCTGCAGGTCTGGCAGACGCCGTACGTGTCCGACGCGTACGCGGCGGCGCAGCCGGTGGGCACCGGGCCGCTGGAGCGGATCGGCAACGCCGACCTGGTCCGGGGCATCTCGGACCTGCTGTCGGTCGCCAGGATGGCCGAGGAGACGACGCCGACCTCGGCCGCGTTCGACGCGCTGATCGGGGCGTGCCGCCGGGCCGTCGACCGCTACCACTGGCTGGGCGAGAACGGGCTGGAGGCGCCGCTCGCCCAGTTGCGGCGCACGGCCGAGCAGGTGCGCGAAGAGTTCGAGAAGGTCCAGAGCCTCCGGGCGCTGGCGAACGAAGCGCTCGAGGCCGCCGAGAGCGAGCTCGGCACGCTGATCCGCGGCGCCCGCACCGAGACGCCGGCCACCGCCGACGCGTGGGCCGCACAGCTCGCGTCCCTGCGTCGGGCGCAGGGACGCGTGGTCGGGCTGCGCGAGGTCCGGTACATCGATCAGGCCGCGCTCGACGCGCTCGCCGGGGAACTGACCGACGAACTGGCGACCGCCGGTCGGCGGGCGGTCGAGTTCCTGCGTGGTGACGGCGCGTTCGACAGCTACGAACAACAAGCCCAACAGCTCACTGCGGACGCCGAAGCGATCGCGTCCGTGGCCGAGGCGACGCCGCTCGCCGAGCGGCTCGACCAGCAGTCCGACGGACTCGCGGTGGTCACCGAGGTCCTCACCTCGCTGGACATCGAGGACGCGAACGTCCGCACCGAGCTGCTCGCCCGGATCGGAAACGTGCTCGGCAGCATCAACCGGGCCCGCGCCACGCTCGACGCCCGGCGCCGCGAGCTGCTGGCGGTGGAAGGGCGGGCCCAGTTCGCGGCCGAGTTCGCGCTGCTCGGGCAGGCCGTGACCGGCGCGCTGGCGGTGGCGGACTCACCCGAGGCCTGCGACGAGCAGCTCGCGAAGCTGATGGCCCAGGTCGAAGGGCTCGAATCCCGGTTCGGGCACTTCGACGAGTTCCTCGGGTCGCTCGCCGAGAAGCGCGAGGACGTCTACGAGGCGTTCTCCGCCCGCAAGCAGGCGCTGCTCGACGACCGGCAGCGGCGGGCGAACCGGCTGGCGCAGTCGGCGGACCGCATCCTCGGCAGCGTGCAGCGCCGCGCCACGACGCTGGCCACGCTCGAGGACGTCAACACGTACTTCGCGACCGACCCGATGGTCGGCACGCTCCGGGGCCTGATCGGCGAGCTGCGGACGCTCGGCGACCCGATCCGCGCCGAGGAGTTCGAGCGGCGCCTGGCGACCGCGCGCCAGGAGGCCGGCCGGTCGCTCCGGGACCGCACCGACCTCTACGACGGCGACACGATCCGGCTGGGTCGGCACCGGTTCGCGGTGAACACCCAACCGGCCGAGCTGACGCTGGTGCCGCACGAGGGCCGGCCGATGTTCGCGATCACCGGCACCGACTACCGGGCGCCGGTCACCGACCCGACGTTCGCCGCGACCGCGGAGTTCTGGGACCAGCCGCTGGTCTCCGAGGACGCGACGCTCAGCCGGGTCGAGTACCTCGCGGGCTCGTTGCTGCTCGACGGGGTTCGCGACCCGGCGAAGGTGCAGGCCGCGGCGGCCGAGCGGTACGAGGAGGGGTACGAGCGCGGCGTCCACGACCAGGACGCCGCGGCCGTGCTCCGGACGCTGGTCGAGCTGTACGACGGCGCCGGGCTGCTCCGGTACCCGCCGGCGGCGCGGGCGGCTGCGCAGCTGTTCTGGGCCTACCGTGCGCAGGACCGCGGGCAGTGGGAGGTCCGCGCTCGTTCGCTGACCCGCGCTCGGGAGATCTTCGGCACGGCCGAGGGCCTCGACGCGCTGACCGCCGACCTGGCTGCCGAGATGACCGACGCCGACCAGCCGCTGCTCGCCGCCGAGTATCTGATCGCTGAGCTGGCGAACGAACCGTTCGGGTTCGTCACCGGGCCGACGGCTGCGGCGCTGGTGGCCGGATTCGAGCGGAAGCTGGGCCCGGAGGCGTCCGCGTTCGACGAGGACCTGAAGGCTCTCGGCGACGACCTGCCCGGCCGGTACCAACTCGCCCACGCGTGGCTGTCGGCGTACGCCGGGGAGGCCACCGGCGAGGACCTCGACGAGGCGGTCGCGTTGCTGCTCATCGGCGACGACGTCCCCCGGCGGGCGTCGGACGCCGTGGTCGAGGCGACCGTCGACGGGCTGCTGTCCGCGCATCCCCGCATCGAGGGGCGGACGCTGCGGGTGCGGCTGGACGACCTGCTCGCGCGGGTGCGCCGCTTCGCCGACGTCCGGGTGCCCGCGTTCCGGGCGTACCAGAAGCAGCGCAACGCGGTCGTGGCCGCGGAGCGTGACCGGCTGCGGCTGGACGAGCTGAAGGCGGGCGTGCTCAGCTCGTTCGTCCGCAACCAGCTGGTCGACCAGGTCTTCCTGCCGCTGATCGGCGACAACCTGGCCAAGCAGCTCGGCACGGTCGGCCCGGACTCGCGGACCGACCAGATGGGTCTGCTGCTCCTGCTCTCCCCACCCGGCTACGGCAAGACGACGCTGATGGAGTACGTGGCTTCGCGGCTCGGTCTGGTGTTCGTGAAGATCAACGGCCCGGCGCTGGGCCACGACGTGACGTCGCTGGACCCGGAGCAGGCGCCGAACGCGGCCGCCCGGCGGGAGGTCGAGAAGATCTCGTTCGCGCTGGAGCTCGGGAACAACACGCTGCTCTACCTGGACGACATCCAGCACACGTCGCCCGAACTGCTGCAGAAGTTCATCTCGCTCTGCGACGCCACCCGCCGGATGGACGGCGTCTGGAACGGCGAGACGAGAACGTACGACCTGCGCGGCAAGCGGTTCGCGGTCTGCATGGCCGGTAACCCGTACACCGAGTCGGGGCAGCGGTTCCAGGTACCGGACATGCTGGCGAACCGCGCCGACGTCTGGAACCTCGGTGACGTGCTCTCCGGGCGCGAGGAGCAGTTCGCGCTGAGCTTCCTGGAGAACTCGCTGACGTCGAACCCGGTGCTGGCACCGCTCTCGACCGGCGCGCCCTCCGACGTGGAGCTGCTGGTGCGGCTCGCGCGCGGTGACGCGACCGTGCGCCCGGATCAGCTGGAGAAGGCGTACTCGTCGGTGGAGTTGGACCAGATCCTCGGGGTGCTGCGGCACCTGCTGCGGGTCCAGCGGGTCGTATTGGCGAACAACGAGGCATACATCGCGTCGGCGGCCCAGGCCGACGCGTCCCGCACCGAACCGCCGTACCGGCTCCAGGGCTCGTACCGGAACATGAACAAAATGGCGCAGCGGGTGCTGCCGGTGATGAACGAGGCCGAGCTCGAAGCCGTGATCGACGACCACTACGTCGGCGAGGCGCAGACGCTGGCCGCGGACGCCGAGGCGAACCTGCTGAAGCTGGCCGAATTGCGGGGCAAGCTCACCCCGGAGGCCGCCGCGCGCTGGGAGGCTGTCAAGGAGGGGTACCTACGCGAGCGCGCGCTCGGCGGGACGGACGATCCGCTCGGGCGCGCGGTCGGTGCGGTCGGCCTGCTCGCCGACCGCGTCCGCGACGTCGAACAAGCGATCACCCGCTTGCACCGCTGA
- a CDS encoding OB-fold-containig protein, whose translation MGDLVNAAFGFPAVLFTFALAVVVGYWVLVIAGGLGIDALDSDGGAEASDGGLSGALGALGLGGVPASVTLTVLIAVAWFGSFTGSALVGNDGVLVDVGILTAAIVVAWLATKLAVRPLRRFFPEEIVASRSDFLGQVCVIRTGRVDAKFGQAEVTAEDGSSALVQVRQTGEYELSAGNTALIYDYDADGEFFFVMPFNAAHPRS comes from the coding sequence GTGGGCGATCTGGTCAATGCGGCCTTCGGTTTCCCGGCGGTTCTCTTCACGTTCGCCCTGGCGGTAGTGGTCGGGTACTGGGTGCTGGTGATCGCGGGTGGTCTCGGCATCGACGCACTCGACTCCGACGGAGGTGCGGAGGCGTCCGATGGCGGTCTGTCCGGCGCGCTCGGCGCCCTCGGTCTCGGCGGGGTCCCGGCGAGCGTCACGCTCACGGTCCTGATCGCGGTGGCCTGGTTCGGCAGCTTCACCGGAAGCGCGCTGGTCGGTAACGACGGCGTGCTCGTCGACGTCGGCATTCTCACCGCGGCGATCGTGGTCGCCTGGCTCGCGACCAAGCTGGCGGTCCGTCCACTCCGCCGATTCTTCCCGGAGGAGATCGTGGCCTCGCGCTCCGATTTCCTCGGCCAGGTCTGCGTGATTCGTACCGGTCGGGTCGACGCGAAATTCGGCCAAGCGGAAGTGACCGCCGAAGACGGATCATCCGCCCTTGTGCAGGTACGTCAAACTGGCGAGTACGAACTCAGCGCCGGGAATACCGCGCTGATCTATGACTACGACGCGGACGGCGAATTCTTCTTCGTCATGCCGTTCAACGCTGCCCACCCACGGAGCTGA
- a CDS encoding glycosyl hydrolase family 18 protein: MAPDRAPRRRWSPVARRRVRLLAVVLGVAILLGPELRPKVGPEIVQGDERVRRTMGAWLPYWNTQAAYRTVLRNADLFEYASPFWYQTRGVTTIRPRRGAGNGDVVSGLRREGLAVLPTVTLGLNTTQWVTAMRPAANRRAHVSTLMRLASRYDGLDLDYESFTKTSDARVANQVRFTFTDIARDLCTRLHAVKKRCTITVMARTRPAPAKFRGPYAAWVYDYPTLLEFTDRLRVMAYHEHGAGSRPGPIAGTTWVRRVVRYATEAADRVGAPRSRVEIALPAYGFDWPLPRGRGKSRTTAQMEALRTRLGAERTWDPVAEEYSFRYVQNGVERVAWYPEARSTQHKLDVIQQAGARYGLWYPGGEDPAVWDDAFRPASTW; this comes from the coding sequence TTGGCGCCTGACCGGGCTCCGCGGCGACGCTGGAGCCCGGTTGCGCGCCGACGGGTTCGGCTGCTCGCTGTTGTGCTCGGGGTGGCGATCCTGCTGGGGCCGGAGCTTCGGCCCAAGGTCGGGCCGGAGATCGTTCAGGGCGACGAACGAGTGCGGCGGACGATGGGCGCTTGGCTTCCGTACTGGAACACGCAGGCCGCCTACCGGACCGTGCTGCGCAACGCGGACCTGTTCGAGTACGCGAGCCCGTTCTGGTACCAGACCCGCGGTGTCACCACGATCCGGCCGCGCCGGGGTGCGGGCAATGGTGATGTCGTCAGCGGGCTGCGCCGGGAGGGTCTGGCCGTCCTGCCGACCGTGACGCTCGGCCTCAACACGACGCAGTGGGTGACCGCGATGCGTCCGGCCGCGAACCGGCGCGCGCACGTCTCGACGCTGATGCGGCTGGCGAGCCGCTACGACGGGCTCGACCTGGACTACGAGTCGTTCACCAAGACGTCCGACGCCCGGGTCGCGAACCAGGTCCGGTTCACGTTCACCGACATCGCGCGGGACCTCTGCACGCGGCTCCACGCGGTGAAGAAGCGCTGCACGATCACGGTGATGGCGCGCACCAGGCCGGCGCCCGCGAAGTTTCGCGGCCCGTACGCGGCCTGGGTCTACGACTATCCGACGCTGCTGGAGTTCACCGACCGGCTCCGCGTGATGGCGTACCACGAGCACGGCGCCGGAAGCCGTCCCGGACCGATCGCCGGCACCACTTGGGTGCGTCGGGTCGTCCGGTACGCCACCGAGGCGGCCGACCGGGTGGGGGCTCCGCGGTCACGAGTGGAGATCGCGCTGCCCGCCTATGGGTTCGACTGGCCACTCCCCCGCGGACGTGGCAAGAGCCGGACGACCGCTCAGATGGAGGCGCTCCGGACCCGGCTCGGTGCGGAACGGACGTGGGATCCGGTGGCCGAGGAGTACTCGTTCCGGTACGTCCAGAACGGCGTCGAGCGGGTCGCCTGGTACCCGGAGGCGCGGTCCACCCAGCACAAACTCGACGTCATTCAGCAGGCCGGTGCGCGGTACGGGCTCTGGTACCCGGGCGGTGAGGATCCGGCCGTCTGGGACGACGCTTTCCGGCCCGCTTCTACTTGGTGA
- a CDS encoding alpha/beta hydrolase, giving the protein MLPWDAELAGELNRDTIDSTLLRDNPLGDPHERPIWVYTPPGYEDDPESRWPSVYVIQGYTGHLSMWANRAPFRQPFPETADAVFASGEAPGCIVVYVDAWTLYGGSQFVDSPGTGRYHSYLCDEVVPWVDARYRTLDRPESRAIAGKSSGGFGAMITPMLRPDLFGALATHAGDSLYEYCYLPEFAKAARYLREYGGDILRWWDEFRLRPSFTKEADNTLLILLGCSACFSADDDTTVRLPFDPVTGELVPERWQRWLDWDPVRMVDKHADALRSQQAIWIDAGTRDEWFLDLGASAFHAGLKRIGIPDERIHFELFDAGHGGIDYRYPQSLTWLAHRLAR; this is encoded by the coding sequence ATGCTGCCCTGGGATGCCGAATTGGCCGGTGAACTCAATCGGGACACGATCGACTCGACGCTGCTACGGGACAACCCCCTAGGGGATCCCCACGAACGCCCGATCTGGGTCTACACGCCGCCGGGCTACGAGGACGACCCGGAGAGCCGGTGGCCGAGCGTCTACGTGATCCAGGGGTACACCGGTCACCTGAGCATGTGGGCGAACCGGGCGCCCTTCCGCCAGCCGTTCCCGGAGACCGCCGATGCGGTGTTCGCGTCCGGGGAGGCGCCCGGGTGCATCGTCGTGTACGTCGACGCGTGGACGCTGTACGGCGGCTCGCAGTTCGTCGACTCGCCGGGCACCGGGAGGTACCACTCGTACCTGTGCGACGAGGTCGTGCCGTGGGTCGATGCCCGGTACCGGACGCTGGATCGGCCGGAGTCGCGGGCGATCGCGGGCAAGTCGTCCGGTGGGTTCGGCGCGATGATCACGCCGATGCTGCGGCCGGATCTGTTCGGTGCGCTGGCGACGCACGCCGGGGATTCGCTGTACGAGTACTGCTACCTGCCGGAGTTCGCGAAGGCGGCGCGGTACCTCCGGGAGTACGGTGGTGACATTCTGCGCTGGTGGGACGAGTTTCGGCTGCGGCCCTCGTTCACCAAAGAAGCGGACAACACGCTGCTGATCCTGCTGGGCTGTAGCGCGTGCTTCTCCGCCGACGACGACACCACCGTCCGGCTGCCGTTCGACCCGGTGACCGGTGAACTCGTCCCCGAACGCTGGCAGCGGTGGCTCGACTGGGACCCGGTGCGGATGGTCGACAAGCACGCCGACGCGCTGCGGTCGCAGCAAGCGATCTGGATCGACGCGGGCACGCGGGACGAGTGGTTCCTGGATTTGGGCGCTTCGGCGTTTCACGCCGGGTTGAAGCGGATCGGTATCCCGGACGAGCGCATCCACTTCGAACTGTTCGACGCCGGGCACGGCGGCATCGACTACCGCTACCCCCAGTCCCTGACCTGGCTAGCCCACCGCCTCGCCCGCTAG
- a CDS encoding NYN domain-containing protein, which produces MDRASVQTTYLLVDGENIDATLGSNIFGGRRPSPQERPRWERVRDFASETWDRQVKALFFLNASSGQLPLPFIQALLALDYQPIPLSGGAGEKVVDIGIQRTLDALVDRPGDVLLASHDGDFFDQIERLLDGNRRVGLLGFREFVNSRFTELTAQGLEIYDLEDDVRCFNARLPRVRIINIDRFDPLPYL; this is translated from the coding sequence ATGGACCGGGCCTCTGTGCAGACCACCTATCTACTGGTCGACGGCGAGAACATCGACGCCACGCTCGGCAGCAACATCTTCGGCGGCCGTCGGCCCAGCCCGCAGGAGCGTCCCCGCTGGGAGCGCGTCCGGGACTTCGCGAGCGAGACGTGGGACCGCCAGGTCAAGGCACTGTTCTTCCTCAACGCCAGCTCCGGGCAGCTGCCGCTGCCGTTCATCCAGGCGCTGCTCGCGTTGGACTACCAGCCGATCCCGCTGTCCGGCGGCGCCGGGGAGAAGGTCGTCGACATCGGTATCCAGCGGACGCTCGACGCGCTGGTGGACCGGCCCGGCGACGTGCTCCTGGCCAGCCACGACGGGGACTTCTTCGACCAGATCGAGCGGCTGCTCGACGGGAACAGACGGGTCGGGCTGCTCGGCTTCCGCGAGTTCGTCAACTCCCGCTTCACCGAGCTGACCGCTCAGGGTCTGGAGATCTACGACCTCGAGGACGACGTCCGCTGCTTCAACGCGCGCTTGCCGCGCGTCCGAATCATCAACATCGACCGCTTCGACCCGCTCCCGTACCTGTGA
- a CDS encoding APC family permease: MSGTAPNPPRSLAKMLVLTAIVVAVPAPITLLSGGVGSIGAATGVLGLPLLYSALGAIMLVSAAAWSAAARQIPDAKGLYTFAGRGLGAAIGYGVAALGALTYASMTIANVGLIGEEIVTPLGDAGISVEWWMIAVPVVALIGFLGTTSFKVRAIVLAAIVVIQLPGIFLFDLSALTKPGPDGITPEALDPTSVFSGSIGAAVGFLALTYVGVEAGRVFQNESGAGRKTASKATYLGILGLVVLYATSTWLVTVVTGGDDFVVEARENPIFLVPDSIEANFGAGAANAFFLITTVSTVGALLAFHSLAARHFQVAAADGLLPAWFAKEHGPRRVPLHGSWAMSGLTIVVLLVFAVAGAKPYLGVFLIMSHLGALSAVLMFVVVFFAIAVYFLRSDSESDGFFGWEGVLIAALTAGVALASLLVLTVAESDARLDVEPGSLLTWLLPILVALTFVAGIVRAQLVRSSRPDLLERLAGTRKAAESNPDNWDAGQPFEFDGVSASSGPRNGR, from the coding sequence GTGTCCGGTACCGCCCCCAACCCACCGCGTTCCCTGGCGAAGATGCTGGTCCTGACCGCCATCGTGGTGGCCGTGCCCGCTCCGATCACGCTGCTGTCCGGCGGCGTCGGCAGCATCGGTGCAGCCACCGGAGTGCTCGGCTTACCCCTGCTCTACAGCGCGCTGGGCGCGATCATGCTGGTCTCCGCGGCGGCCTGGAGTGCGGCGGCGCGACAGATCCCGGACGCCAAGGGGCTCTACACGTTTGCCGGGCGTGGTCTCGGCGCAGCGATCGGTTACGGCGTCGCGGCGCTGGGTGCGCTCACGTACGCGTCGATGACGATCGCGAACGTCGGGCTGATCGGCGAGGAGATCGTCACTCCGCTCGGGGACGCGGGCATCAGCGTCGAGTGGTGGATGATCGCGGTGCCGGTCGTCGCGCTGATCGGCTTCCTCGGGACGACGAGCTTCAAGGTCCGCGCGATCGTGCTCGCCGCGATCGTCGTGATCCAGCTCCCTGGCATCTTCCTATTCGACCTCTCCGCGCTGACGAAGCCCGGCCCGGACGGCATCACGCCGGAGGCGCTCGACCCGACGTCGGTGTTCAGCGGTTCGATCGGAGCGGCGGTCGGGTTCCTCGCGTTGACCTACGTCGGCGTCGAGGCCGGGCGGGTGTTCCAGAACGAGTCGGGCGCCGGCCGGAAGACCGCGTCGAAGGCCACCTACCTCGGCATCCTCGGGCTGGTCGTGCTCTACGCGACGTCCACCTGGCTGGTGACCGTGGTGACCGGCGGCGACGACTTTGTCGTCGAGGCTCGGGAGAACCCGATCTTCCTGGTGCCCGACTCGATCGAGGCGAACTTCGGCGCCGGCGCCGCGAACGCGTTCTTCCTGATCACGACCGTCAGCACGGTCGGTGCGCTGCTCGCGTTCCACAGCCTCGCGGCGCGGCACTTCCAGGTGGCCGCGGCGGACGGTCTGCTGCCCGCGTGGTTCGCCAAGGAGCACGGTCCGCGGCGGGTGCCGCTGCACGGTTCGTGGGCGATGAGCGGGTTGACGATCGTCGTCCTGCTCGTGTTCGCGGTCGCCGGTGCGAAGCCGTACCTGGGCGTCTTCCTGATCATGTCGCACCTCGGCGCGCTGAGCGCGGTGCTGATGTTCGTCGTGGTGTTCTTCGCGATCGCCGTGTACTTCCTGCGCAGCGACTCGGAGTCCGACGGGTTCTTCGGCTGGGAGGGCGTGCTGATCGCGGCCCTGACCGCCGGTGTCGCGCTCGCCTCGCTGCTGGTGCTGACCGTGGCAGAGTCCGACGCCCGGCTCGACGTCGAGCCCGGATCGCTGCTGACGTGGCTACTGCCGATCCTCGTCGCGCTGACGTTCGTGGCGGGCATCGTGCGGGCGCAGCTGGTGCGGTCGTCCCGGCCGGACCTGCTGGAGCGGCTCGCCGGGACGCGCAAGGCCGCCGAATCGAACCCCGACAACTGGGACGCCGGCCAGCCCTTCGAATTTGATGGGGTATCGGCCTCATCCGGGCCCAGAAACGGCCGATAA
- a CDS encoding DedA family protein: MLGDVLDWLQALPPPAVIAVAGLLVLGECTIGLGLVVPGESSLLVASTTATTAPRFLALWAVVTACAVLGDSIGYLIGRRYGPRLRETRMVRRYGATLWDRAADTLQRRGAWAVFFVRFLPAVRALTPAAAGSAGLAPYRFFPAAVLGATCWSLLHISLGAALGSAARRIEGVLSTGGYVIVGLLAVVLLLWAIRTLRRRGRPAEEPAAELTK; this comes from the coding sequence ATGCTGGGTGACGTACTGGACTGGTTGCAGGCGTTACCGCCCCCGGCGGTCATCGCCGTGGCCGGCCTTCTGGTGCTCGGCGAGTGCACGATCGGCCTCGGCCTCGTCGTCCCCGGCGAGTCGAGCCTGCTCGTGGCCTCGACCACGGCCACCACCGCACCGCGTTTCCTGGCCCTCTGGGCGGTGGTCACTGCCTGTGCGGTACTCGGCGATTCGATCGGCTACCTCATCGGCCGCCGCTACGGCCCGCGCCTCCGCGAGACCCGGATGGTCCGCCGTTACGGCGCGACGCTCTGGGACCGCGCCGCCGACACACTCCAGCGCCGCGGCGCCTGGGCGGTGTTCTTCGTCCGGTTCCTGCCTGCGGTCCGCGCCCTCACCCCGGCCGCGGCCGGCAGCGCGGGCCTCGCGCCGTACCGCTTCTTCCCCGCCGCGGTGCTCGGCGCCACCTGTTGGTCGCTGCTGCACATCAGCCTGGGTGCCGCGCTGGGTTCGGCGGCCCGCAGGATCGAGGGCGTGCTCAGCACCGGTGGTTACGTGATCGTCGGGCTTCTCGCCGTTGTCCTGCTGCTCTGGGCCATTCGGACGCTACGCCGGCGCGGACGCCCGGCTGAAGAACCCGCTGCTGAGCTCACCAAGTAG